One stretch of Anolis carolinensis isolate JA03-04 chromosome 3, rAnoCar3.1.pri, whole genome shotgun sequence DNA includes these proteins:
- the nipa2 gene encoding magnesium transporter NIPA2 gives MIEGSGKYDFYIGLVLAMSSSFFIGGSFILKKKGLLRLARKGSMRAGQGGHAYLKEWLWWAGLLSMGAGEVANFAAYAFAPATLVTPLGALSVLVSAILSSYFLNEKLNLHGKIGCLLSILGSTVMVIHAPQEEEVETLNEMSHKLGDPGFVVFATFVVIVSLIMIFVVGPRHGQTNILVYITICSVIGALSVSCVKGLGIAIKELFIGEPVLKHPLAWILLLSLIVCVSTQINYLNRSLDIFNTSVVTPIYYVFFTTSVLTCSAILLKEWEDMAADDIIGTVSGFLTIIVGIFLLHAFKDVNLTLANLPVSLHKDDRGMNGTLPNPYERFSNDEENATRVSDLPVTEGISSRRNGNLVAS, from the exons ATGATTGAGGGAAGTGGAAAATATGATTTCTACATTGGTCTGGTATTGGCAATGAGCTCCAGCTTTTTCATTGGCGGGAGTTTTATTCTGAAGAAGAAAGGTCTCCTTCGGCTGGCCAGGAAAGGCTCAATGAGAGCAG GACAAGGTGGCCATGCATACCTCAAAGAGTGGCTGTGGTGGGCTGGGCTCTTGTCAA TGGGAGCTGGTGAAGTTGCAAATTTTGCTGCCTATGCATTTGCGCCAGCTACATTGGTGACGCCATTAGGAGCTCTCAGTGTTCTTGTAAG TGCCATTCTCTCATCttactttttaaatgaaaagcTTAACCTACATGGAAAAATTGGATGTTTACTTAGTATACTGGGTTCAACTGTGATGGTCATCCATGCTCCCCAAGAAGAGGAAGTAGAAACCTTGAATGAAATGtcccacaaactgggtgatccaG GTTTTGTTGTCTTCGCAACCTTTGTTGTCATCGTGTCCTTAATAATGATCTTTGTGGTGGGACCACGGCACGGGCAGACAAACATTCTTGTGTACATAACCATCTGCTCAGTCATTGGAGCTTTGTCAGTTTCCTGTGTAAAAGGTTTGGGCATTGCTATAAAGGAACTTTTTATTGGAGAACCAGTCCTGAAACACCCTTTGGCTTGGATACTGCTATTAAGCCTTATTGTTTGTGTTAGCACACAGATCAACTATTTAAATAGGTCCCTGGACATATTCAACACTTCTGTTGTGACTCCAATATATTATGTATTCTTCACAACATCTGTTTTAACTTGTTCTGCGATCCTCCTCAAGGAATGGGAAGACATGGCAGCTGACGACATTATTGGTACAGTTAGTGGCTTTCTCACTATCATAGTGGGGATATTTTTATTGCATGCCTTTAAGGATGTCAACCTCACCCTGGCAAATTTGCCAGTGTCTTTACATAAAGATGATAGAGGGATGAACGGTACTCTGCCAAATCCATATGAACGCTTTAGTAATGATGAAGAAAACGCAACCCGTGTAAGTGATCTACCAGTCACAGAGGGAATATCTTCTAGGAGAAATGGAAACCTGGTGGCATCTTAA